The following are from one region of the Methanoculleus caldifontis genome:
- a CDS encoding aminotransferase class I/II-fold pyridoxal phosphate-dependent enzyme, translating to MRDFVSARARAIPPSGIRKFFDIAQTMEDVISLGVGEPDFVTPWCVCEASIYSIEQGSTAYTSNKGTPQLRGAISRYLDAGFNTRYDPEAEIIVTCGVSEAADIAIRAVTDPGDEILVAEPCYVSYTPCVSLAGGVPITVPCRAEDEFRLTADALAESITPRTKALIANFPNNPTGGVMQEADWRGIADLLVDHDLLLISDEVYAELTYDSGHFSPARIPELFERTITLNGFSKAFAMTGWRIGYLCAPPAITAAALKIHQYVALCAPVMGQIAAYEALRNGAAEKDAMVREYRLRRNLFVDGLNKLGLACHLPKGAFYAFPSVESTGMTDVEFAENLLREQHVAVVPGSVLGPSGAGHIRCAYAVSRDDLKEALSRMAAFLESVK from the coding sequence GTGAGGGATTTCGTCTCGGCAAGGGCCCGCGCCATACCGCCGTCGGGCATCCGGAAGTTCTTCGATATCGCCCAGACGATGGAAGACGTCATATCCCTGGGTGTCGGCGAACCGGACTTCGTGACGCCCTGGTGCGTCTGCGAGGCATCCATCTACTCCATCGAGCAGGGCTCGACCGCCTATACCTCGAACAAGGGGACGCCCCAGCTCCGCGGTGCCATCAGCCGCTACCTCGATGCCGGGTTTAACACCCGCTACGACCCCGAAGCGGAGATCATCGTCACCTGCGGCGTTTCGGAGGCGGCAGACATCGCCATCCGGGCCGTCACGGACCCGGGCGACGAGATTCTGGTCGCGGAGCCCTGTTACGTCTCCTACACCCCCTGCGTCTCGCTTGCCGGGGGCGTCCCCATCACCGTCCCCTGCCGGGCGGAGGACGAGTTCCGGCTGACGGCCGACGCGCTCGCGGAGAGCATCACCCCGCGGACGAAGGCCCTGATCGCGAACTTCCCGAACAACCCCACCGGTGGGGTGATGCAGGAAGCGGACTGGCGCGGTATCGCCGACCTCCTGGTCGACCACGACCTCCTCCTCATCAGCGACGAGGTCTACGCCGAGCTCACCTACGACAGCGGCCATTTCTCGCCGGCGAGGATCCCGGAGCTCTTCGAGCGGACGATCACCTTGAACGGCTTCTCGAAGGCCTTCGCGATGACCGGATGGCGGATCGGCTACCTCTGCGCGCCGCCGGCAATCACCGCGGCGGCCTTGAAGATCCACCAGTACGTCGCGCTCTGCGCCCCCGTCATGGGCCAGATAGCGGCCTACGAGGCGCTCCGAAACGGGGCGGCCGAGAAGGACGCCATGGTCCGGGAATACCGCCTCCGGCGCAACCTCTTCGTCGACGGACTGAACAAGCTCGGCCTTGCCTGTCACCTCCCGAAGGGTGCGTTCTACGCCTTCCCGTCGGTGGAGAGTACCGGCATGACCGATGTCGAGTTTGCGGAGAACCTCCTCAGAGAGCAGCACGTGGCGGTCGTCCCCGGAAGCGTCCTCGGCCCCTCGGGCGCCGGGCACATCCGGTGCGCCTACGCGGTCTCGCGCGACGATCTCAAGGAGGCCCTCTCGCGCATGGCGGCCTTCCTGGAGTCGGTGAAATAA
- a CDS encoding Lrp/AsnC family transcriptional regulator: protein MDEKDRILLQLLEENCRTPISELAVLAEVSEQDAKDRISRLEAAGAIRRYGAVIDWEQAGNGNVAAVIELKVSPERDFGYDRIAERISRFPQVRSLRLMTGAYDLQLLVTGPSMHEIARFVAEQIAPMDRIRETATHITMKTYKENGTTFAEREGVERLPYSF, encoded by the coding sequence ATGGACGAGAAGGACCGTATCCTCCTCCAGCTTCTGGAGGAGAACTGCCGCACCCCGATAAGCGAACTCGCGGTGCTGGCCGAGGTGAGCGAGCAGGACGCGAAGGACCGGATCTCCCGACTGGAAGCCGCCGGCGCCATCCGCCGTTACGGCGCGGTCATCGACTGGGAGCAGGCCGGCAACGGCAACGTCGCCGCCGTGATCGAGCTCAAAGTCTCGCCCGAGCGCGACTTCGGTTACGACCGGATCGCCGAGCGGATCTCGCGGTTCCCGCAGGTCCGCTCGCTCCGGCTGATGACGGGGGCCTACGACCTCCAGCTCCTGGTGACCGGGCCGAGCATGCACGAGATAGCCCGGTTCGTCGCCGAGCAGATCGCCCCGATGGACCGGATCCGGGAGACGGCGACGCATATCACCATGAAGACCTACAAGGAGAACGGCACCACCTTCGCCGAGCGCGAGGGTGTCGAGCGTCTCCCCTACTCGTTCTGA
- the cgi121 gene encoding KEOPS complex subunit Cgi121: MTEIACEIYQAVFTVDDNIRFLKEIRKIADATGTHIILLDADRLAGRKHVEAALRHARRSWEGGEPIANSFEMETLLYAGGTRQCQVGSSFGVHPGENRSYLAVCPPAPGVRERLAGLVTFVEEDWEAIDPAKRERLAALFSITEREIAVVGEERFRDLVLERVALLDVYR; encoded by the coding sequence ATGACAGAAATAGCATGCGAGATCTACCAGGCGGTCTTCACCGTCGACGACAATATCCGTTTTCTCAAGGAGATCCGGAAGATCGCCGATGCGACGGGGACGCACATCATCCTCCTCGACGCCGACCGCCTCGCGGGGCGAAAACACGTGGAGGCGGCGCTCCGGCATGCCCGGCGGTCCTGGGAAGGCGGGGAGCCGATAGCGAACTCGTTCGAGATGGAGACCCTCCTCTACGCCGGGGGGACAAGGCAGTGCCAGGTGGGCTCGTCCTTCGGGGTCCACCCGGGAGAGAACCGCTCGTATCTCGCTGTCTGCCCGCCGGCGCCGGGCGTCCGCGAGCGGCTTGCCGGTCTTGTGACCTTCGTCGAGGAGGACTGGGAGGCGATCGACCCCGCGAAGCGGGAACGCCTCGCGGCCTTATTTTCGATCACGGAAAGAGAGATTGCCGTGGTCGGGGAGGAGCGGTTCCGCGACCTGGTCCTCGAACGGGTGGCGCTCCTCGACGTCTACCGGTAA
- a CDS encoding adenylosuccinate synthetase, producing the protein MSCTIIVGGFFGDEGKGKIVAHVAHQDRPSIISRGGVGPNAGHTVRIGEKEYGVRMVPSGFVYPEAALMIGSGVLVDPRVFKREVDLLGVQGRIFVDGRCGIIEEEHIARDRGSEHLSKKIGSTGTGCGPANSDRVLRTSRQAKDVPELADYITDVAEDVNRAIDNDEVVLLEGTQGFGISLYFGTYPFVTSKDTSASQIAADNGVGPTRIDDVIVVFKAYPTRVGEGPFSTEMTMERSHELGIEEFGTVTHRQRRIGTWDGKMARYSAMINGCTQAAITGIDRVDPACFGATDYGQLSKKAKDFIAQAEKDIGKPVTLISTGPEMSQIIDLRGEL; encoded by the coding sequence ATGAGTTGTACTATTATCGTCGGCGGGTTCTTTGGTGACGAGGGAAAAGGAAAGATCGTGGCGCATGTCGCCCATCAGGACAGACCATCCATCATCTCCCGTGGCGGCGTCGGCCCGAACGCCGGGCACACCGTCCGCATCGGGGAGAAAGAATACGGTGTCAGGATGGTTCCCTCGGGGTTCGTCTATCCGGAAGCCGCTCTCATGATCGGGAGCGGCGTACTCGTCGACCCGCGCGTCTTCAAGCGGGAAGTCGACCTGCTCGGCGTCCAGGGCAGGATCTTCGTCGACGGACGGTGCGGCATCATCGAAGAAGAGCACATTGCCAGGGATAGAGGGAGCGAGCATCTCAGCAAGAAGATCGGGAGCACCGGGACCGGGTGCGGCCCGGCGAATTCGGACCGTGTTCTGCGGACGTCTCGGCAGGCAAAAGATGTCCCGGAGCTCGCGGACTACATCACCGATGTGGCCGAGGACGTCAACCGGGCTATCGACAACGATGAGGTGGTCCTCCTCGAGGGGACCCAGGGCTTCGGGATCTCGCTCTACTTCGGGACCTACCCGTTCGTGACGAGCAAGGACACCTCCGCCTCGCAGATCGCTGCCGACAACGGCGTCGGTCCGACCCGGATCGACGACGTCATCGTCGTCTTCAAGGCCTACCCGACCCGGGTTGGGGAAGGGCCCTTCTCCACCGAGATGACGATGGAGCGGTCGCACGAGCTCGGCATCGAGGAGTTCGGGACCGTCACCCACCGCCAGCGCCGTATCGGCACCTGGGACGGGAAGATGGCCCGTTACTCGGCGATGATCAACGGCTGCACGCAGGCGGCGATCACCGGGATCGACCGGGTCGACCCGGCCTGCTTCGGCGCAACGGATTACGGCCAGTTAAGCAAGAAGGCGAAGGACTTCATCGCGCAGGCGGAAAAGGACATCGGCAAGCCCGTCACCCTGATCTCGACCGGCCCCGAGATGTCCCAGATCATCGATCTTCGGGGAGAGCTATGA
- a CDS encoding KH domain-containing protein, which yields MTRQEIKVSTARIGVIIGKSGSTKREIEEKTGITLRIDSEEGMVAIEAEDPVAVMTATNVVSAINRGFSPERAFQLLEDEDMMLDILDLADLSGTTRQLERLRGRIIGKAGTSRAQIEDMTTTEISVQGKTVAIIGLPDQVETARKAVEMLIQGVPHEHVYAFLDRKKKEAKQAMLEYYS from the coding sequence ATGACCAGACAGGAGATAAAAGTTTCAACAGCCAGGATAGGCGTGATCATCGGCAAGAGCGGGTCTACCAAACGCGAGATCGAAGAGAAGACCGGCATAACCCTCCGGATCGACAGCGAGGAGGGGATGGTGGCGATCGAGGCGGAGGACCCCGTGGCCGTCATGACGGCGACGAACGTCGTCTCCGCGATCAACCGCGGGTTCTCGCCGGAGCGCGCGTTCCAGCTCCTCGAGGACGAGGACATGATGCTCGACATCCTCGACCTCGCCGACCTCTCGGGCACGACCCGGCAGCTCGAACGGCTCCGGGGCCGGATCATCGGCAAAGCGGGAACGTCCCGCGCCCAGATCGAGGATATGACCACCACGGAGATCTCGGTTCAGGGCAAGACCGTCGCGATCATCGGCCTCCCCGATCAGGTGGAGACCGCGCGGAAGGCGGTCGAGATGCTGATCCAGGGTGTGCCCCACGAGCATGTCTACGCCTTCCTCGACCGGAAGAAGAAGGAAGCCAAACAGGCGATGCTGGAGTACTACTCCTGA
- a CDS encoding serine protein kinase RIO, which translates to MGRNDEYEQFDREIEAMGVRIKDADAVKVRDDVFDEVTLMALYKLVHKKLISAIGGPISTGKEANVFYGERDGLGLAIKIYRIQTANFKAMNEYLAGDRRFSSVRGTRKALIFAWTKKEYSNLARAHEVGIPVPEPLAFDRNILLMTFLGEDEVPYPQLRNAAVEDYGAVYGTILDYIKRLYQEARLVHADLSEYNILYHEKPYLIDMGQAVTLDHPRAPAFLIRDVKNLNRYFSRYCDVPDEEEVLRAITGTGRREP; encoded by the coding sequence GTGGGCCGCAACGATGAGTACGAGCAGTTCGATCGCGAGATCGAAGCGATGGGCGTCAGGATCAAGGACGCCGACGCGGTGAAGGTACGGGACGATGTCTTTGACGAGGTCACCCTGATGGCCCTCTACAAGCTCGTCCACAAGAAGCTGATCTCGGCCATCGGCGGCCCGATCAGCACCGGGAAAGAGGCGAACGTCTTCTACGGCGAGCGCGACGGGCTGGGGCTCGCCATCAAGATCTACCGGATCCAGACGGCGAACTTCAAGGCGATGAACGAGTACCTGGCAGGAGACCGCCGGTTCTCAAGCGTCCGGGGCACGCGCAAGGCACTCATCTTCGCCTGGACGAAGAAGGAGTACAGCAACCTCGCCCGGGCGCACGAGGTGGGGATTCCGGTCCCCGAACCTCTCGCGTTCGACCGGAACATCCTCTTAATGACATTCCTCGGCGAGGACGAGGTGCCCTACCCGCAGCTCCGGAACGCCGCGGTCGAGGATTACGGGGCGGTGTACGGCACGATCCTCGATTACATCAAGCGGCTCTACCAGGAGGCGCGCCTGGTCCATGCCGACCTCTCCGAATACAATATCCTCTACCACGAGAAACCATACCTGATCGATATGGGACAGGCGGTCACCCTGGATCACCCGCGGGCGCCCGCGTTTCTGATCCGGGACGTGAAGAACCTGAATCGATATTTCTCCCGCTACTGCGATGTGCCGGACGAGGAAGAAGTCCTCCGTGCGATCACCGGCACCGGGCGCCGGGAGCCCTGA
- a CDS encoding ATP-dependent DNA helicase: MEIAGLPIPPDLAAGYARRGITELYPPQAACVEAGLFSGKNLLIAIPTASGKTLVAEMAMHHQVKRGGKCLYIVPLRALASEKFEEFSGKGLRVGIATGDFDRRDDYLGRNDIIVATSEKVDSLLRNRTPWLSEISLLVLDEVHLIDDPSRGATLEMVIAKLRHKNPEIQLIALSATIGNPQDLAGWLDAELVESDWRPVDLREGVFLQDCIRFADHDRQVERRSKYEDLDLVLDTVAEGGQCLVFVSSRKNAEAFAKRAASGLKLANPVLAGYADKLRSNAATEMGRMLAACVAQGAAFHHAGLAREERQIVEAGFREGHIKVIASTPTLAAGLNLPARRVIVRDYLRFNAGEGMVPIPVREYRQMAGRAGRPHLDPYGEAVMIAKSEEMVDELFACYIEAAAEDVRSRCADEAVLCTHILSLIATGFARERDEVLGFMDGTFYAHQGESPLALKRAVQRALEFLREAEMITEVGEWLEPTEYGSLVSRLYIDPRSAEVIVKAMIGLGRKEYTEIGLLHLLCSTPDMPTLFVRRDDMYLLDRFLADHRDELWTEIPWDAGEGFDRSLKTALLLADWADEIGEDAICERYSVGPGDVYGMVESVAWLVHGARHLAGLFAPHLVRPIEEMELRAKHGIKKELLPLIRIRGIGRVRARRLFNNGIDSVEALRAAGPEKVGKILGQGIAARIFEQVEGTREEVGEVAEEQSTLSRFG, translated from the coding sequence ATGGAGATAGCCGGCCTCCCGATCCCGCCCGATCTCGCGGCCGGCTATGCTCGCCGCGGGATCACGGAACTCTACCCGCCGCAGGCGGCCTGCGTCGAAGCAGGGCTTTTCTCGGGGAAGAACCTCCTCATCGCCATCCCGACCGCGAGCGGCAAGACGCTTGTCGCCGAGATGGCGATGCACCACCAGGTGAAACGGGGAGGCAAGTGCCTCTACATCGTCCCCCTGCGGGCGCTCGCGAGCGAGAAGTTCGAGGAGTTCTCGGGCAAAGGCCTCCGGGTCGGGATCGCCACCGGCGACTTCGACCGGCGGGACGACTACCTGGGGAGGAACGACATCATCGTCGCGACGAGCGAGAAGGTCGACTCGCTCCTCCGGAACCGGACGCCGTGGCTCTCCGAGATCAGCCTGCTGGTCCTCGACGAGGTCCACCTGATCGACGACCCCTCGCGGGGGGCGACGCTCGAGATGGTGATCGCGAAGCTCCGCCACAAGAATCCCGAGATCCAGCTCATCGCCCTCTCGGCGACCATTGGGAACCCACAGGACCTCGCCGGGTGGCTGGACGCCGAACTCGTCGAGAGCGACTGGCGGCCGGTCGACCTGCGGGAGGGAGTCTTCTTGCAGGACTGCATCCGGTTTGCCGACCACGACCGCCAGGTCGAGCGCCGGAGCAAGTACGAGGACCTGGACCTCGTCCTCGACACGGTGGCGGAAGGGGGCCAGTGCCTGGTCTTCGTCAGCTCACGGAAGAACGCCGAGGCGTTCGCGAAGCGCGCGGCCTCGGGCCTGAAACTTGCAAACCCCGTCCTCGCCGGTTATGCCGACAAACTCCGCTCGAACGCCGCGACCGAGATGGGCCGGATGCTCGCCGCCTGCGTCGCGCAGGGCGCGGCGTTCCACCACGCGGGGCTCGCGCGGGAGGAGCGGCAGATCGTCGAAGCGGGGTTCCGGGAGGGGCATATCAAGGTGATCGCCTCCACCCCGACGCTCGCGGCGGGCTTAAACCTCCCGGCCCGGCGGGTGATCGTCCGCGACTACCTCCGGTTCAACGCCGGGGAGGGGATGGTCCCGATCCCGGTCCGCGAGTACCGGCAGATGGCCGGGCGGGCCGGGCGGCCGCATCTCGACCCCTACGGCGAGGCGGTCATGATCGCAAAGTCCGAGGAGATGGTCGACGAGCTCTTCGCCTGCTACATCGAGGCGGCGGCGGAAGACGTCCGGAGCCGGTGCGCGGACGAAGCGGTCCTCTGCACCCACATCCTCTCCCTCATCGCGACGGGGTTCGCCCGCGAGCGGGACGAGGTGCTCGGGTTCATGGACGGGACGTTCTACGCCCACCAGGGCGAGAGCCCCCTCGCGCTCAAACGCGCGGTCCAGCGGGCGCTTGAGTTCCTGCGCGAAGCGGAGATGATCACCGAGGTGGGGGAGTGGCTCGAGCCGACGGAGTATGGGTCGCTCGTTTCAAGGCTCTACATCGACCCCCGGAGCGCCGAGGTGATCGTGAAGGCGATGATCGGGCTCGGCCGAAAGGAGTATACGGAGATCGGGCTCCTCCACCTCCTCTGCTCGACGCCCGATATGCCGACGCTCTTCGTGCGGAGAGACGACATGTACCTCCTCGACCGGTTCCTCGCCGACCACCGCGACGAACTCTGGACGGAGATCCCCTGGGACGCGGGCGAGGGGTTCGACCGGAGCCTCAAGACCGCGCTCCTCCTAGCCGACTGGGCCGATGAGATCGGCGAGGACGCGATCTGCGAGCGCTACAGTGTCGGTCCGGGCGACGTCTACGGGATGGTGGAGAGCGTCGCGTGGCTGGTCCACGGGGCCCGGCACCTCGCGGGGCTCTTTGCCCCGCACCTGGTGCGGCCGATCGAGGAGATGGAACTCCGCGCGAAACACGGCATCAAGAAGGAGCTCCTGCCTCTCATCAGGATCAGGGGGATCGGCCGGGTCCGGGCCCGCCGGCTCTTCAACAACGGTATCGACTCGGTGGAGGCGCTCCGCGCCGCCGGCCCCGAGAAGGTCGGAAAGATCCTCGGCCAGGGGATCGCCGCCCGGATCTTCGAGCAGGTTGAGGGGACGCGCGAGGAGGTGGGAGAGGTCGCCGAGGAGCAGTCGACCCTCTCCCGGTTCGGGTGA
- a CDS encoding MogA/MoaB family molybdenum cofactor biosynthesis protein, whose translation MESNHLKPLIVTGAVITVSSSRKAETDTSGKTLIDLLSEAGIGVTHYAVIPDDIERIRSEVHLALSRATCIIITGGTGLTPDDVTIEAVAPLLEKTIDGFGELFRLKSYEEIGTAAILSRAIAGVIGGRVVFCTPGSTKAVTLAAREIIIPEVRHILTHAGAGR comes from the coding sequence ATGGAGAGCAATCATCTTAAACCCCTAATCGTGACCGGTGCCGTCATTACGGTCTCATCGAGCCGGAAAGCCGAGACCGATACCAGCGGGAAGACGCTCATCGACCTTCTCTCCGAGGCCGGGATCGGGGTGACCCATTACGCCGTCATCCCCGACGATATCGAGCGGATCCGGTCCGAGGTCCACCTCGCGCTTTCGCGTGCAACCTGCATCATCATCACCGGGGGCACCGGGCTCACCCCCGACGACGTGACGATCGAGGCGGTCGCGCCGCTGCTCGAGAAGACGATCGACGGGTTCGGGGAGCTCTTCCGGCTGAAAAGTTACGAGGAGATCGGGACCGCCGCGATCCTCTCGCGGGCGATTGCGGGGGTCATCGGCGGCAGGGTGGTCTTCTGCACGCCGGGTTCGACGAAGGCGGTCACCCTCGCCGCACGGGAGATCATCATCCCCGAGGTCCGGCACATCCTGACCCACGCCGGGGCAGGTCGGTGA
- a CDS encoding methytransferase partner Trm112, translating into MRKNLMEILCCPVCKGALVLTVAEESGDEVLEGTLRCAACRVDYPITEGIPNLLPQTACED; encoded by the coding sequence ATGAGAAAGAACCTCATGGAGATCCTCTGCTGTCCCGTCTGTAAGGGCGCTCTCGTCCTCACCGTCGCCGAGGAGAGCGGTGACGAGGTGCTCGAGGGCACCCTCCGGTGCGCGGCGTGCCGCGTCGATTACCCGATCACCGAAGGCATCCCGAACCTCCTCCCCCAGACCGCCTGCGAGGACTGA
- a CDS encoding tyrosine--tRNA ligase, whose amino-acid sequence MDPYELATRNTVEVVTDEELRALIDRPVRRVYTGYEPSGEIHLGHMVTVNKLMDLQQAGFEVTVLIADLHAFLNRKGTMEEIRETAEYNQRCFEGLGLRGAKYVLGSDVQLTPEYELSVLTLSQAITLNRAKRSMDEVGRQMDNPTVSQMVYPIMQMVDIMTLGVDAAVGGIDQRKIHMLAREHLPSIGYPAPVCIHTPIINGLDGKKMSSSAGNVISVADSEEDIRQKMKKAFCPPEVENNPVLQILRYHVFPRAGTVVIRRPEKFGGDREFNAYEDLERAYAAGEIHPLDLKNAAAVHLIDILAPVHDYVFSR is encoded by the coding sequence ATGGATCCGTACGAACTGGCGACCCGGAATACCGTCGAGGTCGTCACCGACGAGGAACTGCGCGCGCTCATCGACCGTCCGGTCAGGCGGGTCTACACCGGCTACGAGCCGAGCGGGGAGATCCACCTCGGCCACATGGTGACGGTGAACAAGCTGATGGACCTGCAGCAGGCGGGGTTCGAGGTGACCGTGCTCATCGCCGACCTCCACGCGTTCTTGAACCGCAAAGGCACGATGGAAGAGATCCGGGAGACCGCCGAGTATAACCAGCGCTGTTTCGAGGGGCTCGGCCTCCGCGGCGCGAAGTACGTCCTCGGTTCTGACGTGCAGCTCACGCCGGAGTACGAGCTCTCGGTCCTCACGCTCTCCCAGGCGATCACCCTCAACCGGGCCAAGAGGAGCATGGACGAGGTCGGGCGCCAGATGGACAACCCCACGGTCTCGCAGATGGTCTATCCCATCATGCAGATGGTCGATATCATGACCCTCGGCGTGGACGCCGCCGTCGGCGGGATCGACCAGCGAAAGATTCACATGCTGGCGCGGGAACACCTCCCCTCGATCGGGTATCCGGCGCCGGTCTGTATCCACACGCCGATCATCAACGGCCTCGACGGGAAGAAGATGTCGTCGTCGGCGGGCAACGTCATATCGGTCGCCGACTCCGAGGAGGATATCAGACAGAAGATGAAGAAGGCCTTCTGCCCGCCGGAGGTCGAGAACAACCCGGTGCTCCAGATCCTCCGGTATCATGTCTTCCCCCGGGCCGGGACGGTCGTCATCCGGCGGCCCGAGAAGTTCGGCGGGGACCGGGAGTTTAACGCCTACGAGGACCTCGAGCGGGCTTACGCGGCGGGCGAGATCCACCCCCTGGACCTGAAGAACGCGGCCGCCGTCCACCTCATCGATATCCTCGCCCCCGTACACGACTACGTCTTTAGCAGGTGA
- a CDS encoding ORC1-type DNA replication protein, whose product MSDDKTNPMGLFKKYLTNRRIFKNREVLRHSYRPHILPHRKPQIDELASILAPALTNETPSNILIYGKTGTGKTASVRYVGTELEGASALAGTRCRIVHLNCEVIDTQYRVLAQIANSLDDADQHPSDSTRNHIPMTGWPTDQVYMELKNQLESSGGVMVIILDEIDKLVKKSGDDTLYNLTRINSDLKFAKVSIIGISNDLRFTDFLDPRVLSSLSEEEIVFPPYNAPQLCDILKQRAEIAFIEGALDETVIPLCAALAAQEHGDARRALDLLRVSGELADRENAAGVTEKHVRMAQEKIETDSMVECVSTLPTQSKAVLYAMLILEQMGKRIFTSGEVTVVYREIARIIDLDVLTHRRITDLISELNMLGVINTRVVSRGRYGRTKEMWFDAATSKIEEVVTRDPRLDDQRLKQLDINRLRAMFR is encoded by the coding sequence ATGTCGGACGATAAGACCAATCCAATGGGCCTCTTCAAAAAATACCTCACCAATAGACGTATATTTAAGAACAGGGAAGTGCTGCGTCACAGCTATCGTCCTCACATCCTTCCTCACCGGAAACCGCAGATCGACGAGCTTGCCTCTATCCTTGCGCCTGCCCTCACCAACGAGACTCCTTCAAACATTCTCATCTACGGCAAGACCGGGACCGGGAAGACGGCCTCGGTCCGGTATGTGGGGACGGAGCTCGAGGGTGCCAGTGCGCTCGCCGGGACGAGGTGCAGGATCGTCCACCTCAACTGCGAAGTGATCGATACCCAGTACCGGGTGCTCGCCCAGATCGCGAACAGCCTCGACGACGCCGACCAGCACCCGAGCGACAGCACGAGAAACCACATCCCGATGACCGGGTGGCCGACCGATCAGGTCTATATGGAGCTCAAGAACCAGCTCGAGAGCAGCGGGGGGGTCATGGTCATCATCCTCGACGAGATCGACAAGCTTGTCAAGAAGAGCGGTGACGATACCCTCTACAACCTCACCCGGATCAACTCCGACCTGAAGTTCGCGAAGGTCAGCATCATCGGGATCTCAAACGACCTCCGGTTTACCGACTTCCTGGACCCCCGGGTCCTCTCCTCGCTCTCTGAAGAGGAGATCGTCTTTCCCCCCTACAACGCCCCGCAGCTCTGCGACATCCTCAAGCAGAGGGCCGAGATCGCCTTCATCGAGGGCGCGCTCGACGAGACGGTCATCCCGCTCTGCGCGGCGCTCGCGGCCCAGGAGCACGGCGACGCCCGGCGGGCGCTCGACCTCCTCCGGGTATCGGGGGAGCTTGCAGACCGCGAGAACGCCGCGGGCGTGACCGAGAAGCACGTCCGGATGGCCCAGGAGAAGATCGAGACCGACAGCATGGTGGAGTGCGTCTCCACCCTCCCGACCCAGAGCAAGGCGGTCCTCTACGCGATGCTGATCCTCGAGCAGATGGGTAAAAGGATCTTCACGAGCGGCGAGGTCACCGTGGTCTACCGGGAGATCGCCCGGATCATCGACCTCGACGTCCTGACGCACCGCCGGATCACGGATCTCATCTCCGAGCTCAACATGCTCGGCGTCATCAACACCCGGGTCGTCTCACGCGGTCGGTACGGCCGGACGAAGGAGATGTGGTTCGATGCGGCGACGAGCAAGATCGAGGAGGTCGTCACGCGCGATCCGAGGCTGGACGACCAGCGACTCAAGCAACTCGACATCAACCGTTTAAGAGCAATGTTCAGGTGA
- a CDS encoding DUF7524 family protein, with the protein MSEIHLNRRGINAIEVPQEVEAAVGSDLPLRIVNHGSPLHITLASSDSSPFSGFFHENIYVDEIEEFRIPIREDAYPGIFNVEVIAGYGAKKAQFRVVVRERAAAEPVPEESGPAGPALPAIALPPLPPAGVLAAVAAGLILYGLWLVYRVDLLNAAAFAALLVGVVLAWSRQRS; encoded by the coding sequence ATGTCGGAGATTCATCTCAACCGCCGGGGGATCAACGCCATCGAGGTCCCACAAGAGGTTGAGGCGGCGGTGGGGAGCGATCTCCCCCTCCGTATCGTCAACCACGGCTCGCCGCTCCATATCACCCTCGCCTCCTCAGACTCCTCGCCCTTCAGCGGTTTCTTCCACGAGAATATCTACGTGGACGAGATCGAGGAGTTCCGCATCCCCATCCGGGAGGATGCCTACCCGGGGATCTTTAACGTGGAGGTCATCGCGGGATACGGCGCGAAGAAAGCGCAGTTCCGGGTCGTCGTCAGGGAGCGGGCAGCCGCCGAGCCCGTGCCGGAGGAGTCCGGCCCGGCCGGCCCAGCCCTCCCGGCGATAGCGCTCCCGCCGCTGCCTCCGGCCGGGGTCCTCGCCGCCGTCGCGGCCGGTCTGATCCTCTACGGATTGTGGCTGGTCTACCGGGTCGATCTCTTGAACGCCGCTGCGTTCGCGGCGCTGCTTGTCGGGGTCGTCCTCGCATGGTCGCGGCAGCGGTCGTAG